Proteins encoded in a region of the Gallalistipes aquisgranensis genome:
- a CDS encoding chromate transporter — MERTKMQDGGAMWWRLFTSFFKIGVFTFGGGYAMIPLIEREIIDRRGWVERQQFLELLTLAQSAPGPISLNTSVFVGYRLDGCRGAVASILGVVIPSFVIILLIALFFTEIRHNRVVEAAFKGMRPAVVALIVAPILGLTRGMGFRRILLALVAAAVVWRLGMSPIWCIVLGAAGGILWTFYHCKREKR; from the coding sequence ATGGAACGGACGAAGATGCAGGACGGGGGTGCGATGTGGTGGAGGCTCTTCACCTCGTTTTTCAAGATCGGGGTGTTCACCTTCGGGGGAGGTTACGCGATGATTCCGCTCATCGAGCGGGAGATCATCGACCGCCGGGGATGGGTGGAGCGGCAGCAGTTTCTGGAGCTGCTCACGCTGGCACAGTCGGCTCCGGGACCTATTTCGCTGAATACGTCGGTTTTCGTGGGTTACCGGCTGGACGGTTGCCGCGGGGCGGTGGCTTCGATCCTGGGGGTGGTGATCCCTTCGTTCGTCATCATTCTGCTGATCGCCTTGTTCTTCACCGAGATACGGCACAACCGCGTGGTGGAGGCCGCCTTCAAGGGGATGCGGCCGGCGGTGGTGGCGCTGATCGTGGCTCCGATCCTGGGACTGACCCGGGGAATGGGGTTCAGGCGCATCCTGCTGGCGCTGGTTGCCGCCGCCGTGGTGTGGAGGTTGGGCATGTCGCCGATCTGGTGTATCGTGCTGGGGGCCGCGGGAGGCATACTATGGACCTTTTATCACTGTAAACGGGAAAAGCGATGA
- a CDS encoding class I SAM-dependent methyltransferase — protein sequence MKAPDLLTPTLWKDYELIDSGRFEKLERFGSRTLRRPEPQAIWEKSLPEEEWRRLADCTFRREGRSEDRGEWICPPRMSDRWSVEYRYREMSLRMRLGLTSFKHVGLFPEQAENWNFIYDSVRRIAAGTSRSETPGRPRVLNLFAYTGGASLAACAAGAEVTHVDSVKQVVSWSRENMEASGLDGIRWIVDDALKFVRREVKRGRIYEGLILDPPAYGRGPEGERWILEEQITELLGLCSRLLAPGPSFLVLNLYSMGLSALLAKSAVNQLFGPAADEQFGELYFTDRAGKALPLGVYYRFFRN from the coding sequence ATGAAAGCACCCGACCTGCTCACCCCCACCCTTTGGAAAGACTACGAACTGATCGACAGCGGCCGTTTCGAGAAACTGGAGCGCTTCGGTTCCCGCACGCTCCGCCGTCCCGAACCCCAGGCCATCTGGGAGAAATCGCTCCCGGAGGAGGAGTGGCGGCGGCTGGCCGACTGCACGTTCCGCCGCGAAGGACGCAGCGAGGATCGGGGCGAATGGATCTGTCCGCCGCGCATGTCCGACCGCTGGTCCGTGGAATACCGCTACCGGGAAATGTCGCTGCGCATGCGGCTGGGCCTCACCTCCTTCAAACACGTGGGCCTCTTTCCGGAGCAAGCCGAAAACTGGAACTTCATCTACGACAGTGTACGGAGAATCGCCGCGGGAACCTCCCGGAGCGAAACTCCCGGCCGTCCCCGCGTTCTCAACCTTTTCGCCTACACGGGAGGCGCCTCGCTGGCCGCCTGTGCCGCGGGGGCGGAGGTCACCCATGTCGATTCAGTGAAACAGGTGGTCAGCTGGTCGCGGGAGAACATGGAGGCCAGCGGGCTCGACGGCATTCGCTGGATCGTGGACGACGCGCTGAAATTCGTGCGCCGCGAAGTGAAACGGGGCCGCATCTACGAAGGACTGATCCTCGATCCCCCGGCCTACGGACGGGGACCGGAAGGCGAACGGTGGATTCTGGAGGAGCAGATCACCGAACTGCTCGGCCTGTGCAGCCGCCTGCTCGCCCCGGGGCCTTCATTCCTCGTACTGAATCTCTATTCGATGGGGCTCTCGGCCCTGCTGGCCAAAAGCGCCGTCAACCAACTGTTCGGCCCCGCGGCCGACGAACAGTTCGGCGAACTCTACTTCACCGACCGGGCCGGGAAAGCCCTTCCGCTGGGTGTCTACTACCGTTTTTTCAGGAACTGA
- a CDS encoding bifunctional UDP-N-acetylmuramoyl-tripeptide:D-alanyl-D-alanine ligase/alanine racemase, with protein MKYALSEIARICGGKLTGADLTVCSAATDSRSFTLGDRPLFVAIAGVNHDGHAYIAELYYRGVRAFMVERDVRMDSYPEAGFVRVESSVAALQSLAADYRSRFRGIVVGITGSNGKTVVKEWIAQLCPPGVKLFRSPKSYNSQIGVPLSVLMIEGDEQIALIEAGISQPGEMARLERIVRPDVGVITTLGDAHQEHFRNLQHKLEEKLHLFRAARTILYSSHYPQVEEQLLYQVAEARRHPDGEIVPRLFDAAKTDVGSGFPDRASQEDAALAVALYDVLGYDRDEVRSRLGGLQPVAMRLELKDGLNGSLIVNDSYNSDVNSLSIALDYLRSVAGERPQTLILSDILQSGYTEEELYSKVAHMMEATGVDHLIGIGTRIREYAPLFPRGSEFYPTTDAFLGAVTRESVAGRAILIKGNRSSQFERVSHALQLKSHTTKLEVDLDAMIHNLNVCRAKLKPHTRLMAMVKASGYGHGGYEVANMLQHQGVHYLAVAFADEGVALRERGISMPVVVLNADADSFELMIAHGLEPEIYSFSSLHAFADELKRHGERDYPIHVKLDTGMHRLGFVEGEIVRLLEEIAGYGRLVKVQSVFSHFAVSDEVSEDAFTREQLARFEEMSGRIVEALPYKVLRHIANSAAIERFPEAQYDMCRLGIGLYGVAATQQGQSELCRVAVLKSRIVQIKELDPSQTVGYGRAGRLARPTRTATVPIGYADGLDRHLGCGRWAFRVNGKPAPIVGRVCMDTCMVDVTDIECREGDEAVVYGGGPGNGVEDMARVLDTIPYEIMTSVSTRVKRVYLKE; from the coding sequence ATGAAATATGCACTCAGTGAAATCGCCCGCATTTGCGGAGGAAAATTGACGGGAGCGGATCTGACGGTCTGCTCGGCGGCGACCGACAGCCGCAGTTTCACGCTCGGCGACCGGCCTCTGTTCGTGGCGATCGCGGGGGTGAACCATGACGGGCACGCCTATATCGCGGAGCTTTACTACCGGGGCGTGAGAGCCTTTATGGTGGAGCGCGACGTGCGGATGGACAGCTATCCGGAAGCGGGGTTCGTCCGTGTGGAGAGTTCGGTGGCGGCCCTTCAGTCGCTGGCGGCCGACTACCGGAGCCGTTTCCGCGGTATCGTGGTGGGGATTACGGGGAGTAACGGCAAGACGGTGGTCAAGGAGTGGATCGCCCAGCTTTGTCCGCCGGGGGTGAAACTGTTCCGCAGCCCCAAAAGCTACAATTCGCAGATCGGCGTCCCCCTTTCGGTGCTGATGATCGAGGGGGACGAACAGATCGCGCTGATCGAGGCGGGTATTTCGCAGCCGGGCGAAATGGCTCGGCTGGAGCGGATCGTCCGGCCCGATGTCGGTGTCATCACTACGCTCGGGGATGCCCATCAGGAGCATTTCCGGAATTTGCAGCATAAGCTGGAGGAGAAGCTGCACCTGTTCCGTGCGGCGCGGACGATCCTTTACAGCAGCCATTATCCCCAGGTCGAGGAGCAGCTTCTCTATCAGGTTGCCGAAGCCCGCCGGCATCCGGACGGGGAAATCGTCCCCCGGCTGTTCGATGCCGCGAAGACGGATGTCGGCAGCGGGTTCCCGGACCGGGCTTCGCAGGAGGACGCTGCGCTGGCCGTGGCCCTGTACGATGTGCTGGGATACGACCGGGACGAGGTCCGTTCGCGTCTGGGCGGCCTGCAGCCCGTGGCCATGCGGCTGGAACTGAAGGACGGGCTGAACGGATCGCTGATCGTGAACGATTCCTACAATTCGGATGTCAATTCGCTCTCCATTGCGCTTGACTACTTGCGCAGTGTGGCGGGCGAACGGCCGCAGACGCTGATCCTTTCGGACATTCTCCAGAGCGGCTACACGGAGGAGGAGCTCTATTCGAAGGTGGCCCACATGATGGAGGCCACGGGTGTGGACCATCTGATCGGGATAGGTACCCGTATCCGGGAGTATGCCCCGCTTTTTCCCCGCGGGTCGGAGTTCTACCCGACGACGGATGCTTTCCTGGGTGCCGTGACGCGGGAGAGCGTGGCGGGCCGGGCCATTCTTATCAAGGGCAACCGTTCCTCGCAGTTCGAGCGTGTCAGTCATGCCCTCCAGCTCAAGAGCCACACGACGAAGCTCGAGGTTGATCTGGACGCCATGATCCACAACCTGAACGTGTGTCGGGCCAAGTTGAAGCCCCATACGCGTCTGATGGCGATGGTAAAGGCTTCGGGGTACGGACACGGGGGGTATGAGGTCGCCAACATGCTCCAGCACCAGGGGGTGCATTATCTGGCAGTGGCTTTCGCGGACGAGGGAGTGGCCCTGAGGGAGCGGGGCATTTCGATGCCGGTCGTGGTGCTGAATGCCGATGCGGACAGCTTCGAACTGATGATCGCCCACGGACTCGAGCCCGAGATATACAGTTTTTCTTCGTTGCATGCCTTTGCCGATGAGTTGAAACGGCACGGAGAGCGGGACTATCCGATCCATGTGAAGCTCGACACGGGAATGCACCGGCTCGGTTTCGTCGAGGGGGAGATCGTCCGGCTGCTGGAGGAGATCGCCGGGTATGGCCGCTTGGTCAAGGTGCAGAGCGTGTTTTCGCACTTCGCCGTTTCGGACGAGGTGTCGGAAGATGCGTTCACCCGGGAACAGCTCGCCCGTTTCGAGGAGATGAGCGGACGGATCGTGGAGGCGCTTCCCTACAAGGTGTTGCGGCATATCGCCAACAGCGCGGCGATCGAACGTTTTCCTGAGGCCCAGTACGATATGTGCCGGCTGGGAATCGGGCTGTACGGCGTGGCTGCCACACAGCAGGGACAGTCCGAACTGTGCCGCGTGGCCGTGCTCAAGAGCCGTATCGTGCAGATCAAGGAGCTCGATCCATCGCAGACCGTGGGGTACGGACGGGCCGGACGGCTCGCACGCCCGACGCGGACGGCGACCGTGCCGATCGGTTATGCCGACGGGCTCGACCGTCACCTGGGATGCGGCCGCTGGGCCTTCCGGGTGAACGGGAAGCCGGCCCCGATCGTGGGGCGCGTTTGCATGGACACCTGCATGGTGGATGTGACGGACATCGAATGTCGGGAAGGAGACGAAGCGGTCGTTTACGGCGGGGGGCCGGGAAACGGGGTCGAAGACATGGCCCGGGTGCTGGATACGATTCCCTATGAGATTATGACCTCCGTTTCGACCCGGGTGAAGCGGGTCTATCTGAAGGAGTAG
- a CDS encoding SAM-dependent methyltransferase has product MDGKGTLYMIPCPIGEGGDPYDVLPLHNREVIRSLDYFVVENARTARRFLSRAGIGKPIAELEMAELNEHTPPQEVEGLLEPLLEGRDGGMISEAGVPGVADPGADLAALCHRHGIRVVPLVGPSSILLALMASGLNGQSFAFNGYLPVKPPERARAIRHYERRALAEGQSQIFIEAPYRNAKLLDELFAVCQPETRLTVAADLLEPGEYVRTATVREWKAAPRPQINKRPAIFILGK; this is encoded by the coding sequence ATGGACGGGAAAGGAACCCTCTATATGATTCCCTGTCCGATCGGGGAGGGCGGCGATCCGTACGACGTGCTGCCGCTGCATAACCGCGAGGTGATCCGCTCGCTGGATTATTTCGTGGTGGAGAACGCGCGGACGGCGCGGCGGTTTCTGAGCCGGGCCGGGATCGGAAAGCCGATCGCGGAGCTGGAGATGGCCGAACTGAACGAACATACGCCTCCGCAGGAGGTGGAAGGATTGCTGGAACCCTTGTTGGAGGGGCGCGACGGGGGAATGATTTCCGAAGCAGGTGTGCCGGGCGTAGCCGATCCTGGAGCCGATCTGGCGGCTTTGTGTCACCGGCACGGTATCCGTGTGGTGCCGCTGGTGGGTCCTTCGTCGATCCTGCTGGCACTCATGGCTTCGGGGCTGAACGGGCAGTCGTTCGCCTTCAACGGGTACCTGCCCGTCAAACCGCCCGAACGGGCGCGGGCGATCCGTCATTACGAACGGAGGGCACTTGCCGAGGGACAGTCGCAGATCTTTATCGAAGCCCCGTACCGGAATGCGAAGCTGCTGGACGAATTGTTCGCCGTCTGCCAGCCGGAGACCCGCCTGACGGTGGCCGCCGATCTGCTGGAGCCCGGCGAATATGTCCGTACGGCGACCGTGAGGGAGTGGAAGGCCGCTCCCCGTCCGCAGATCAATAAGCGTCCGGCGATTTTCATTTTGGGAAAGTGA
- a CDS encoding M3 family metallopeptidase, translated as MKMTMPRLIALFLILPMTTTLISCRNHTPDGPNPLLSEWETPFGVPPFDRIETRHYLPAFEEAIARHTAEIDSIASNPEAPSFENTILAYDRSGRQLARIANVFFMVAAADNNPEMQAVQEKVSPMLSAHSDGIMHDEALFSRVKAVYDAVSSEPDPLRKRLTEKTYKEFVRSGALLTPDKKQRLQQINGELSLLQVKFGNNLLSENKAFTLAVDSSGIAGLPTDVVTAAAAAAEKSGKPGQWVFTLGKPSLIPFLTHAERRDLREKLYKGYLDRCNYGNETDNKQVVNDMVRLRTERARLLGYSSHAAFVLDDEMAQTPENVYSLLDDLWKPALRRAMDELADMKKIRKQETGSDDFASWDWWYYAEKVRKAEYDLDEEALRPYFSLENVRNGIFMLSNRLYGLTFRPVTAPVYNSECHVYEVLDMDNSHLGVLYLDFFPRDGKSVGAWCGTFRDQSYDAEGKRISPVVSIVCNFTRPTSANRPDLLNLDETATFFHEFGHALHNFFLDVKYDGLASVEHDFVELPSQIMENWAFEPELLRRYALHHQTGNPIPDRLIEKIQNSKLFNQGFATVEYLAASYTDMDIHNLSEYAPLDVNAFEKKSLSEKRGLIPEIEPRYRYPYFSHIFDGGYSAGYYGYIWSEVLDKDAYRAFAETGDIFNRDVALRFRREVLSKGGTADGMTLYRNFRGQEPSREPLLRARGLIGESSETSRPAGA; from the coding sequence ATGAAAATGACGATGCCGCGTCTCATCGCGCTCTTTCTGATTCTCCCTATGACGACCACGCTTATTTCCTGCAGGAACCACACCCCCGACGGGCCCAACCCCCTGCTTTCCGAATGGGAAACCCCCTTCGGCGTTCCGCCTTTCGACCGGATCGAGACCCGCCACTACCTGCCGGCTTTCGAAGAGGCCATCGCCCGGCACACCGCGGAGATCGACTCGATCGCCTCGAACCCCGAGGCTCCCTCGTTCGAAAACACGATCCTGGCCTACGACCGCAGCGGCAGACAGCTCGCCCGCATCGCAAACGTCTTTTTCATGGTGGCGGCCGCGGACAACAATCCCGAAATGCAGGCCGTACAGGAGAAGGTATCCCCGATGCTTTCCGCCCACTCGGACGGAATCATGCACGACGAAGCCCTCTTCTCCCGCGTAAAGGCGGTGTACGACGCAGTCTCCTCCGAGCCCGACCCGCTCCGCAAACGGTTGACCGAAAAGACCTACAAGGAGTTCGTCCGTTCCGGCGCCCTGCTCACCCCCGACAAGAAACAACGTCTCCAGCAGATCAACGGAGAACTATCCCTGTTGCAGGTAAAATTCGGCAACAACCTGCTGTCGGAGAACAAGGCATTCACCCTTGCGGTGGACTCGTCGGGCATCGCGGGCCTTCCGACCGACGTAGTGACGGCGGCCGCAGCGGCGGCGGAAAAGAGCGGGAAACCGGGACAGTGGGTATTCACCCTCGGCAAGCCGAGCCTGATCCCCTTCCTCACCCACGCCGAACGCCGCGACCTGCGCGAAAAACTCTACAAGGGCTACCTCGACCGCTGCAACTACGGCAACGAAACGGACAACAAACAGGTGGTGAACGACATGGTCCGGCTACGTACCGAACGGGCCCGTCTGCTGGGCTATTCCTCCCACGCAGCATTCGTGCTCGACGACGAGATGGCCCAGACACCCGAAAACGTCTATTCCCTGCTCGACGACCTCTGGAAACCGGCCCTGCGCCGCGCGATGGACGAGTTGGCCGACATGAAAAAAATCCGCAAGCAGGAGACCGGCAGCGACGATTTCGCCTCGTGGGACTGGTGGTATTACGCTGAAAAGGTACGCAAGGCCGAGTACGACCTCGACGAGGAGGCGCTACGCCCCTATTTTTCACTGGAAAACGTGCGCAACGGCATCTTCATGCTGAGCAACCGTCTCTACGGCCTCACGTTCCGCCCCGTGACGGCTCCCGTGTACAACAGCGAATGTCACGTCTACGAAGTGCTCGACATGGACAACTCCCACCTGGGGGTCCTCTACCTCGACTTCTTCCCCCGCGACGGCAAATCGGTCGGAGCCTGGTGCGGCACGTTCCGCGACCAGTCGTACGACGCCGAAGGCAAACGCATCTCGCCCGTGGTGAGCATCGTCTGCAACTTCACGCGCCCCACTTCAGCCAACCGGCCGGACCTGCTCAACCTGGACGAAACGGCAACGTTCTTCCATGAATTCGGCCACGCCCTGCACAACTTCTTCCTCGACGTGAAATACGACGGACTGGCCTCGGTGGAACACGATTTCGTGGAACTCCCTTCCCAGATCATGGAGAACTGGGCCTTCGAACCGGAACTGCTCCGCCGGTACGCCCTGCACCACCAGACGGGCAACCCCATCCCCGACCGTCTGATCGAAAAAATCCAGAACAGCAAGCTGTTCAACCAGGGATTCGCCACGGTCGAATACCTGGCCGCCTCCTACACCGACATGGACATCCACAACCTCTCCGAATACGCTCCGCTCGACGTGAACGCCTTCGAGAAAAAGTCCCTGTCCGAAAAACGGGGCCTGATTCCCGAAATCGAACCGCGCTACCGCTATCCCTATTTCAGCCACATCTTCGACGGAGGATACTCGGCCGGATATTACGGCTACATCTGGTCCGAGGTGCTCGACAAGGATGCCTACCGGGCTTTCGCCGAGACGGGCGACATCTTCAACCGCGACGTGGCGCTCCGATTCCGCCGCGAGGTACTTTCGAAAGGCGGTACGGCCGACGGCATGACCCTGTACCGGAATTTCCGGGGGCAGGAACCCTCCCGCGAACCCCTGCTCCGGGCACGGGGACTGATCGGGGAGAGCAGCGAAACCTCCCGTCCCGCCGGAGCATAA
- a CDS encoding 16S rRNA (uracil(1498)-N(3))-methyltransferase gives MQLFYAPDMTLPRYVLGEEESRHCVRVLRLGAGDPLHLTDGRGNLYRARVVDADPRRCTVEVVETFPEFEKRGWGLTMAVAPTKNVERFEWFLEKATEIGVDRIVPLLCARSERKVVKHEREEKVITSAVKQSLKAYHPVLEGMTPFRKLVARPFDGVKLIAHCDKNGPERKLLGEYVRPGDNVLILIGPEGDFSPEEVAFARENGFRELSLGQSRLRTETAAVAAVVSVAFINQ, from the coding sequence ATGCAACTGTTTTATGCGCCCGACATGACCCTGCCCCGCTACGTGCTGGGGGAGGAGGAGAGCCGCCATTGCGTGCGGGTGCTCCGTCTGGGGGCGGGCGATCCGCTGCACCTGACCGACGGCCGGGGCAACCTCTACCGGGCCCGGGTGGTCGATGCCGATCCGCGGCGCTGCACGGTGGAGGTGGTCGAAACCTTTCCCGAGTTCGAGAAGCGGGGCTGGGGCCTTACGATGGCCGTGGCTCCGACCAAGAACGTCGAGCGGTTCGAGTGGTTCCTGGAGAAGGCCACTGAGATCGGAGTGGACCGGATCGTGCCCCTGCTCTGCGCCCGTTCGGAACGCAAGGTCGTCAAGCACGAGCGGGAGGAGAAGGTGATCACGAGTGCCGTGAAACAGTCGCTCAAGGCCTATCATCCCGTGTTGGAGGGGATGACCCCGTTCCGGAAGCTGGTCGCCCGGCCGTTCGACGGGGTGAAACTGATCGCCCACTGCGATAAGAACGGACCGGAGCGCAAATTATTGGGCGAATATGTCCGTCCGGGCGACAATGTGCTGATTCTGATCGGACCGGAAGGGGATTTTTCTCCGGAGGAGGTGGCGTTTGCCCGGGAGAACGGGTTCCGGGAGCTGTCGCTCGGGCAGAGCCGTCTGCGTACGGAGACGGCGGCCGTGGCGGCGGTCGTCTCCGTGGCCTTTATCAACCAATAG
- a CDS encoding peptidase U32 family protein, which translates to MNEPLREIELLAPARDYASGQAAVDFGADALYIGGARFGARRAAANSTEEVARLVEYAHAYGVRVHATLNTLVYADELDEAARTARELCGAGVDALIVQDMAFRRMDLPVELHASTQTCNTTPEGVRFLEACGFSRVILERGLSLDEIRAIRSATRVPLECFVHGAICVGYSGRCYLSRSQSPRSGNRGECTQACRLPYDLTDASGRVLIPGKHLLSVGDLNLSDRLEALIDAGVDSFKIEGRLKDTVYVKNTVAHYRRRLDRIIADRPGLVRASAGNSIPDFEPDPARSFTRGFTRYYFDARKPSQEGKLYRVASFDTPKATGAPLGRVAKTGRDFFTLENRAETLPGDGICFLYRGELSGTNVNRTDGERIYPNRMEGILPGVMLYRNYDRRFSSAVERSRVRRTIDAYARFEWNGRTLTLHLRDETGAEAEATLPGPFDPAQNPEKMRSLLRSQTAKSGDTVFAVRNVELPDDIPPFLPSSAVNELRRTALDLLLRSRLDRLSRKKPKKEDTSFPCPDTRLGPEYNVTNPLAERFYRDHGATRIEPGLDLEATTSGSRVMTSSYCIRRETGQCLRGKTEWKEPLYLLRGTRRYRLEFDCARCLMHLYDESPGDKRP; encoded by the coding sequence GTGAACGAACCGTTACGGGAAATAGAACTGCTGGCTCCGGCACGCGACTACGCCTCCGGACAGGCCGCCGTGGATTTCGGCGCCGACGCCCTCTACATAGGCGGAGCGCGTTTCGGGGCCCGCCGCGCCGCCGCCAACTCCACGGAGGAGGTGGCCCGGCTGGTGGAGTATGCCCACGCCTACGGAGTGAGGGTACATGCCACGCTCAACACCCTCGTCTATGCCGACGAACTGGACGAGGCGGCCCGCACGGCCCGGGAGCTGTGCGGAGCCGGCGTCGATGCCCTGATCGTCCAGGACATGGCTTTCCGCCGCATGGACCTTCCGGTAGAACTCCACGCCTCCACGCAGACCTGCAACACCACTCCCGAAGGCGTCCGTTTCCTGGAGGCCTGCGGCTTTTCGCGCGTCATCCTCGAACGGGGCCTCTCGCTGGACGAAATCCGGGCGATCCGCTCCGCCACCCGCGTTCCGCTGGAATGCTTCGTCCACGGCGCCATCTGCGTGGGATACAGTGGCCGGTGTTACCTGAGCCGCAGCCAGTCTCCCCGCAGCGGCAACCGGGGCGAATGCACGCAGGCCTGCCGCCTGCCCTACGACCTGACAGACGCCTCGGGCCGCGTCCTCATCCCGGGCAAACACCTGCTTTCGGTCGGCGATCTGAACCTCTCCGACCGTCTCGAAGCGCTGATCGACGCGGGTGTCGACTCCTTCAAGATCGAAGGACGCCTCAAGGACACCGTCTATGTGAAAAACACGGTCGCCCACTACCGCCGCCGTCTCGACCGGATCATCGCCGACCGGCCCGGTCTCGTCCGCGCCTCGGCAGGGAACAGCATACCCGATTTCGAACCCGATCCCGCACGCAGTTTCACGCGGGGATTCACCCGTTACTACTTCGACGCACGGAAACCTTCGCAGGAAGGGAAACTCTACCGGGTAGCCTCGTTCGACACGCCCAAAGCCACAGGCGCCCCGCTGGGACGGGTGGCGAAAACGGGCAGGGATTTCTTCACGCTCGAGAACAGGGCCGAAACCCTTCCCGGCGACGGCATCTGCTTTCTCTACCGGGGCGAACTCTCCGGCACGAACGTCAACCGCACGGACGGGGAAAGAATCTACCCGAACCGCATGGAGGGCATCCTGCCCGGCGTCATGCTCTACCGCAACTACGACCGCCGTTTCTCATCGGCCGTGGAACGAAGCAGGGTGCGACGCACGATCGACGCATACGCCCGGTTCGAATGGAACGGCCGTACGCTCACCCTGCACCTGCGCGACGAAACGGGCGCCGAAGCCGAAGCGACGCTTCCCGGCCCCTTCGACCCGGCACAAAACCCGGAAAAGATGCGGTCGCTCCTGCGAAGCCAAACCGCCAAAAGCGGCGACACGGTCTTCGCCGTACGGAATGTCGAACTGCCAGACGACATCCCGCCGTTCCTCCCCTCTTCCGCCGTGAACGAACTGCGGCGGACGGCCCTCGACCTTCTACTCCGGTCCCGGCTCGACCGGCTTTCCCGCAAGAAACCGAAAAAGGAGGACACTTCGTTCCCCTGCCCCGACACCCGGCTGGGCCCCGAGTACAACGTCACGAACCCGCTGGCCGAACGGTTCTACCGCGACCACGGCGCGACACGGATCGAGCCGGGCCTCGACCTGGAGGCCACCACCTCCGGCAGCCGGGTGATGACCAGCAGCTATTGCATCCGGCGCGAAACGGGGCAGTGCCTGCGCGGAAAAACCGAATGGAAAGAGCCGCTCTACCTGCTACGCGGCACCAGACGCTACCGTCTCGAATTCGACTGCGCCCGGTGCCTCATGCATCTCTACGACGAATCTCCCGGCGACAAACGCCCGTAA
- a CDS encoding chromate transporter, translated as MIYLQLFYVYLKIGFFGFGGGYAMLSLIQNEIVVRNGWLTNAELADIIAISQMTPGPIAINSATYIGYTVTGNIWGSMLATVAVCLPSLTIMLAVTRFYLKLRNNRYVTGAMAGMQPMVIGMIVAAALILLTPDTFIDWKSWVIFGLCFVLSVRKVNPILLIVASGVAGVVLYY; from the coding sequence ATGATCTACCTGCAATTGTTCTATGTCTATCTGAAGATCGGGTTCTTCGGCTTCGGAGGCGGGTATGCCATGCTGTCGCTGATCCAGAACGAGATCGTGGTGCGGAACGGATGGCTCACCAATGCCGAGCTGGCCGACATCATCGCCATTTCGCAGATGACGCCCGGGCCGATCGCCATCAACAGTGCCACCTACATCGGCTACACCGTGACCGGGAATATCTGGGGCTCGATGCTGGCCACGGTCGCCGTCTGCCTGCCGTCGCTGACCATCATGCTGGCCGTCACGCGGTTCTATCTCAAGTTGCGGAACAACCGTTACGTGACGGGTGCCATGGCTGGCATGCAGCCCATGGTGATCGGGATGATCGTCGCGGCGGCCCTGATCCTGCTGACGCCCGATACGTTCATCGACTGGAAAAGCTGGGTGATTTTCGGGCTCTGTTTCGTGCTGTCGGTGCGGAAAGTCAATCCGATCCTGCTGATCGTCGCTTCGGGTGTGGCGGGAGTCGTGCTGTATTACTGA